TAGCGTATTTAAAACTATCAATTTTGTGTATGATGCATTCACAATTACAGTTAATGTCCATCTGATAGTaatccaatttttttgacTTCACTATTCCTATCACCAGGTCCCCTACCTTAGGCATATACTTATAACTTGTGTTCATAATATCATACTTATAAGGATAGTATGGTGCTTTTAATAAAATGCCTGAACATTTACTTCGGTATAAGTTATCACTTTCGACATCATGCACCTGTTCGAAGTTGTGTTCATTTATTCTCTTGACTTTGTCTTTCCCCATCTGTATGTAATCCCCACTTATGATGACCCCACCTTCCATTGCGCCTCCGCGATTGTTCTAAAATGGATTTTATACAATGCAGGCAGCTTCGAAAGGTATGCAATCATGTCAGCAAGTGTGCCCAAACGCGCGTGTGCCTTTCTTATcgcgtttttaattttgcttgGTCTATATGATttttcgataaaaaaaaaaaaagtacttcttttccttttttcaccacCGTTCAGTGACTATACTTTttatttgggaaaaaaaaataattaatttggTCAAAGCAGACCAGCACCAAAGTGGCGAACACAGAgtagcaattttttcgaaaaggtaaaaattcATGCGTCAAAATTGACGCTGACAAAAACGGGCTTGCAACGTAcgggggggagcagcaggCTTCAAAATTGAGAAGAAGAGCGGTGCGCATAATGCAGAGATTGCCATACGACCTTTGCTAAAAAACACGCTTACCCCATGCCGTTGCTTCGGTACATATTCACGTGGAGTAGTATGCATATATAGCTACTTATCGCCCCCCCTTTTCgcgcctcttttttttctcaaaattgaaataaaattgctctcccaaattttgtgaacaatatattttaaattttgcaacCACCGATGGTTTTCCAaaagcagtaaaaaaaaaaataccccgCAAGTAGAATTATTTATACGTCATTTTTGCAGCACTTTTGGCCCATTTACTACGCAGCGCAGAAGTATGCAATGTTGGGGTTAAAATAAGAAACCTAAGCGGAAAATCACAAATTATACCAAAAGATGGACCAGAAAAAATAGTTCCCCACTCTttgcaataaaaataacaactaCGCAGTTGAAGCACAAGTGGGAGGAGCCCCTTTCGACGCTGCTAGGAATGTACGCATCAGGAAGATATACATGATCTACAACtgtaccaattttttttttttttctactttgtTTAGCAGCTGTACGTAGGACGGGGGAGGCATCTCCCAGGTACGGTCGAAGCATGTGGCTGAATTGACCAGCGAGGCAGCGAGGCAGCGAGACAGCGAGCCGACAAGCAACAACCCCTGGTTGGCGCTCTGgtgctcctccccccccccacactTTTCTCATACGTACAAAATTTGACAGcgtgcacaaaatggcgGACAAGGTGTGCCGCATGGTGGAAAACATGGTATACGAGTTTAATGACCTGAAGAGAAAGGAGTTATTCACAGACAAGGAAATCATAACAATTGCAAATAAAAGGAGGAATCACGAGTACACAATTAACAGCTCATCCTGCATACTGCTCAACTTCATTTTATACATCGAATTTGAAATgaacttggaaaaaataagagaaaaaagaaagtggaaaaaaaaaaatgatatgcTGAATGAAATTAATGAATATAACAAATTGCTAAAAAGTCAATATGAAGaatatacaaatttgaaggcaaaaatagaaagtgaaaaatgccCCAAAAGGAGCAAGTCCTTGAGGAAGttactaaataaaaataaacacagcATTAACTGTTGTAAGAGGGACATTTtaaaagtggaaaataaattacaagtACTTATACGACATAGCTTATCAGATTATTCACttgtaaaaagaataattaaTATCTTCCAAACGTGCCTGAGAAAACATCATAATAACATAGAAATATGGCTACACTATTTCAACTTCTGCTAcgtaaaacgaaaaatggaaaatttggAAAGTGCCATATTGAACAGCCTAAAgtatcatataaaaaatgaactcatATGGGTCTTCTACCTGCACTATTATaacataagaaaaaatattcaatacACGAGAAAGCTATACATAAGGGCCATTTTATTCATCCCTAAGAGTTTATCCCTCaatgttttatatttcaaCATAGAATTCGACATATTCTACAAACTGCTAACaaattttaagcaaaaagTTGATGAAAATTCATCTAATGAGCATTTTAACCAATTCGTTgacttttgcaaaagtaGTACAAAGGAACAAGACACCAAGGATAATTCAGCTAGCCAAACGAATGAAGATATACTCAAACGGGATATTGATCAAGGGGATTACAAAACTGTTAAGGATGAGGATAAATATGGCTTAGATATAATCATCTTTCTGGGgaagaaatatttgaatacttttcaaaataataagAGCcatctttacatttttattttcctacttttaaatgtttacttaaaaatggaaaaaaataaatggataaaaaattatgttctTCGGTTTGATAATTTTAAGGAGATAATCTTTAACTCCATCGATAGGTACAAGCAGGATCAGCCCTGCTTTTTCTACTACCTTTTTGTATCCAAATGTGTTGCTTCCGCACATTGTGACCTTTCCGAGGACAAAGGTTTccagattttaaaaaatacctTTTACCAAAATGGCGGCGAAGAATCGCAGCTGCAAAACTACTTCGACGTGGCGCAAGTAAACCACATATTACGTGAACTCCTGGGCACCTTCCATAATGACCTTATGATTTACTTTTTCTGTCTCCTACTTGGGAACCTATTTGAGGTCTTTGTAGAGTACACTAACGTAGAGGATGTCTTCACCATTGACGGCCTCCCGGGAGCACAATTGCCACCGTTAACACAGTCTGAAAGTTCCCATCATACGGATTCATCCAAAACGGGGGGGAACCATGCCAATATGCAATCCAAACAGGACAAACAGGAGGAAGAACTAAGCAGCAACGTGgatgtggagaaaaaaaaaaatattctcttTTATATGAACAAACCCACCTTGACAAACCATGaagaattacaaatattCCAGTTTTTAAAGgacgaaatttttttgtgtggtCCAtacaactttaaaaaaattaatgaagagTACCTGAAAGAAAAGGATAGCAGCACgtaccattttttgcagaagCTGAACTTTATGGCCCACGTTTGCCTCTTTGAAAATAGACACTCAGAAATAAGTAAGAATAATTTCATTTACAATTATGAGGAAACCCAAAAAAATAGCGACATCCTTTCATCTATGTTGTACTTCTTCCTATTCGATCCAAAAAAAGTCCAAGCGGGTGATATGGCCAAGAAGAAACACCATTTGGAGCAACCCAATCAGGTGAATGAAGCGCAAGGTGGTCTTAGCAAGAGGCGGAAGAAAGGGTTCGCCTGCCTTGGTGCGGACCCCCAGCGCCTCGCCCAAACATCCCTCAAACGGGGGCAACGAAGGGATGTTAACAGTGTTTACGAAAGTGATAGCGATAACATGAGTGGCGAGGAAAGCGACGCAGTAAGCAGCGAAGGTGGCAGCGAAGGTAGCAGCGAAGGTAGCAGCGAAGGTGGCAGCGAAGGTAACAGCAAAGGTGGCAGCGAAGGTGGCAGCGAAGGTAACATCAAAGGTAACATCAAAGGTAACATCAAAGGTGACAGCCAAAGAGACGCCGACCGTGATGAGCAGCGCAACCCCAACGAAGGCAAAGGAAGCACTAATGGAGGGGAGGACCCAATCGAACTGAACACTCAACCCACACGCGAAAACGAAACAGCCAAACAGAAAATTTCCATCATTGATGAACTGCTTTCTTTACTGAGCAAAGAAGTGGACGTCTTTGTGAAGGTAACCATTTTGAAGTGTGTCCTAAATTTAATcgtatttttaaacaataaCCAATTGAAGCGCCATTTCAGAGCGACCATCTCGGAGGAGTGTGAAAAGGTAAGGAAAACTCCTCCCCAAAAAAACTTCCTCAAAGTGGAACTAATCAATTTGACCCATTTGTATAAAAAGGCGTACAGCGATGAGTGCGCGGTGGTGTAACacaaatttgtgcattttttttttttcccctattttaaatttggaATTATTACTCCCCCTGCGTGCACAAAACTCGCCTCGTCATTtgtccccaatttttttatgttacaaaaaaaagtgaaaaaaattttgataaacTCCTTCCCATTTGAAATTGCATACaatgaaaaatgtgtacaccGTCATCCCTATCTTCCCACCTCTGTGCTCATTGAGGAATCTTAAAAATGCGCcttgaacattttttcctaacTGGAACGGTTCATGTGAATAATGCAAGTCAGACAATGTGGCCAGCTACTGCAAAGCCCATGAGCGAAATGGCTAAATAGACCATGTTGCTACTCCAAAGAGGGATGAAATACGCCAAGCGAAGTACACACCGTGAAAACGTGACACAAACGAATATGTcctaatttacaaaaaaaaaacgtaaaaaaaaaaaaaaaattctccaaTTGTATCATACTCGCCAACATTGAGGCTACCCCTATGCAAGTGTAACAAACGCTAATCGAACAGGTGTGACCTAAATATGTAGACCGGTTGAACACACTCGTTCATAACGACAAGTTTGATTGGAGAGGGAACCCTACTGAGGAGAACACACACTACATCAGGTCTTTCTCCTCTTCTTGTTCCCATCGTTCTCTACCCGATTCGTGGTGGGAATCCTCttaagtttttccttttcctcttccgttcgctcttccttctttttccccacatttttatatatatggaaTTCTTTCTCCGTTTTTAAATTATCCCTTTTGTAATTCTTCCAGTTATTTACTCTTTCATCTCTCCCCTCAATCCacaattttctttcctcttctttttttagttcttcctttattttttcttcttccttttctttagCATATTGCAAATTGGCTTGCTTACATTTCTGTgcatattccattttttccttctgaaCTTTTAGAAGATTTTCACATTCTTCATTAATCAGTAGTTGTACTTCCTTACTAATTTCATactcctcttcatttttatttaaatattcattcaattcattttttattttttttaaatttaatttttttataatattcttCTTAGCCGTCTCGTAAACACTCTTATACTGTTCCTTAATGTCGTCTCTTTTCAGTTCTTCATAAGccttatttaaaatatggaaGGCTTCACTAGCTTTCTCAATTTTACATTTATCTGGATGAATAAGTACAGACAGCCGTCTATACTTGCTCTTAATCTTTTCCATATTAATATCTTCATGTATATCAAATATTTCAAATGGTgagctatttttatttgctaaTAATCTAGCTATTTCACTTTGTGCATCTCCCttatttagtttttttccatctgGTTGGTTTTCCATAGTGgaggaaatattttcaatgtcTTTCAAAAAATCGTCAAACATTTCGTTCAGTTCGTCTTCACCTACCTCGTCCGCTTCCTCCTTCTGAGCAATTTCCTCATGGTTGTCCTCCACTGCGCTAGATGTATTATTGTCGCTTGGATTAATATTTGGCTCCGCGCCCTTTTCCCCACATGCACCATCGTCACTTCTACCGTTCGCACTGCCATCATCTTCCCCACCCTGCAGATTCGCTTCTCCACTAGTGAGTTCGTTCATTTTGCCCCTTTGCAAATTACACCCATCTAGCGGAGAGTTATATTTATGCGTACCTCAgatgggaaaaattaaaaaaaaaaaaacagtctCCCTTCCAACAGATTCGGTCTGCCTCACcacagaggaaaaaaaaaacacttacATTTATGCTATACTGACTAGTCCGTTTAGCATTCACCCATGGGGTCCACCAAATAAAGCggctctatttttttatatgcctaCCCCAAAATTGGCTTAGATTAAAATGTACGTGAAATGTATGAATTGCAATTCGGTATGTAGCTTCTTTGTACGCCGCTTCTTTTCATGCAGCTTCCTTTTGTGGCTGTGCCTCTATGTTCGTGCCGCCTTCAGGGTGAAAGGTAAGAATATTAACAAAAGaagcgccaaaaaaaaaaaaataacattctTTTAATCGCAAAAGCTGTGGCATATTTTCCCATTCACCCATGCATTTACTGCTTTAACATCTAAGCACGCGAACCCGTTTATGGCTAGCTAAACATTGGCACAAGGCACGaacacataatatatttttttttttctgtgcccTTTGAAATGCCGCGTTGGCAAGAAGGCGGACGCGAACCCGGGGGGCGTTCTGCACATATGCGACAAATCGAATGTCAAATGGGACGATAAAACGcctacatatgcatgttcCATACTTACGTagatacatatgcatgttcCATAGTTATGTagatacatatgcatgttcCATACTTACGTAGATACATATGCAATATATATGTTCTTTTAAACACGTGCGCGCGCATCACGACTTGCCGTTTGTGTAAAATGAGCCCGTCGAAAGAGTACCCCCTCCTAAATGCCTCTCGCTTGCCCTCTTTTTCGTAAAAaccaatttaaaaaaaaatgctcagtTTAGTTGTCCCCCCGCGGAAACACTGCTGCAGCGGATTCACGAAATCGTTTTTGCTCAGCCAGGCAAATTTGAAGCGTTCCACATTTACCTGCAGAAGTGgcaaacgtttttttttcttgagaAGGGACTTAACAGAGCTTTGTGCACATAAAAGCGgtgtccccatttgggaTGCTAAGAACGCTTCCTACGCGTCGACCGGAGGTGGCATTAACGAGGCGGCCACTTTCAGCGGCGGATCGCAGGATGAGCGCACACTCGGTGCAGGGGCGCCCTGTGGAGAGCCTCCCCTCGGAGAGATCCCTCCCGAGCAGCATACCCCCTCGCCCCAACAAAGTGGAAACCCATCCAAAGTAGCCC
This genomic stretch from Plasmodium cynomolgi strain B DNA, chromosome 14, whole genome shotgun sequence harbors:
- a CDS encoding hypothetical protein (putative) yields the protein MADKVCRMVENMVYEFNDLKRKELFTDKEIITIANKRRNHEYTINSSSCILLNFILYIEFEMNLEKIREKRKWKKKNDMLNEINEYNKLLKSQYEEYTNLKAKIESEKCPKRSKSLRKLLNKNKHSINCCKRDILKVENKLQVLIRHSLSDYSLVKRIINIFQTCLRKHHNNIEIWLHYFNFCYVKRKMENLESAILNSLKYHIKNELIWVFYLHYYNIRKNIQYTRKLYIRAILFIPKSLSLNVLYFNIEFDIFYKLLTNFKQKVDENSSNEHFNQFVDFCKSSTKEQDTKDNSASQTNEDILKRDIDQGDYKTVKDEDKYGLDIIIFLGKKYLNTFQNNKSHLYIFIFLLLNVYLKMEKNKWIKNYVLRYKQDQPCFFYYLFVSKCVASAHCDLSEDKGFQILKNTFYQNGGEESQLQNYFDVAQVNHILRELLGTFHNDLMIYFFCLLLGNLFEVFVEYTNVEDVFTIDGLPGAQLPPLTQSESSHHTDSSKTGGNHANMQSKQDKQEEELSSNVDVEKKKNILFYMNKPTLTNHEELQIFQFLKDEIFLCGPYNFKKINEEYLKEKDSSTYHFLQKLNFMAHVCLFENRHSEISKNNFIYNYEETQKNSDILSSMLYFFLFDPKKVQAGDMAKKKHHLEQPNQVNEAQGGLSKRRKKGFACLGADPQRLAQTSLKRGQRRDVNSVYESDSDNMSGEESDAVSSEGGSEGSSEGSSEGGSEGNSKGGSEGGSEGNIKGNIKGNIKGDSQRDADRDEQRNPNEGKGSTNGGEDPIELNTQPTRENETAKQKISIIDELLSLLSKEVDVFVKVTILKCVLNLIVFLNNNQLKRHFRATISEECEKVRKTPPQKNFLKVELINLTHLYKKAYSDECAVV
- a CDS encoding DnaJ domain containing protein (putative); amino-acid sequence: MNELTSGEANLQGGEDDGSANGRSDDGACGEKGAEPNINPSDNNTSSAVEDNHEEIAQKEEADEVGEDELNEMFDDFLKDIENISSTMENQPDGKKLNKGDAQSEIARLLANKNSSPFEIFDIHEDINMEKIKSKYRRLSVLIHPDKCKIEKASEAFHILNKAYEELKRDDIKEQYKSVYETAKKNIIKKLNLKKIKNELNEYLNKNEEEYEISKEVQLLINEECENLLKVQKEKMEYAQKCKQANLQYAKEKEEEKIKEELKKEEERKLWIEGRDERVNNWKNYKRDNLKTEKEFHIYKNVGKKKEERTEEEKEKLKRIPTTNR